Genomic segment of Psychrobacter sanguinis:
CAAAGAGTGACTCACTTAACGCTTAAATTAAGGACTAACTTAGTAGTTGATACTTTAATTACTGATACTTTAATTATTAATACTTCAGCCATTCACACTAAGTCAGTCATTACGAATGTCGCGATATCTTTAAAGTTCAATACCTTCAGCTTTCATAACTGAATGTAAATCCTTATCACCACGTCCTGACATATTGACAATAATACTCTGATCAGGCGTCATGGTCTTAGCCAACTCCAAAGCATACGCCACAGCATGTGCTGACTCTAACGCTGGAATAATACCCTCTTTGCGAGTCACTTCATGGAAGCCGTGTAACGCTTCTTTGTCTGTACAGCCTACATATTGCACACGCTTCACATCTTTTAAAAAGCTATGCTCAGGACCTACGCCAGGATAATCAAGGCCCGCTGAAATTGAATGAGTCTCAAGTATCTGACCATCATCATCAGCCATTAAATAAGTACGGTTACCATGCAATACCCCGACTCGGCCTTTTGCTAAGGGCGCTGAGTGACGGTCTGTGTCCAAGCCATCACCTGTGGCTTCAACGCCATAAATCTTCACATCTTTATCATTTAAAAACTCGTAGAACAAACCAATTGCGTTGGAGCCACCACCCACACAGGCCACTAAAGCGTCAGGGAGTTTCCCAGTCTTCTCTAAATGCTGAATGCGGGCTTCTTTGCCAATAACAGCTTGAAAGTCGCGAACCAATAAAGGATATGGATGCGGACCGGCTACCGTACCAATAATATAATAAGTAGTATCGACGTTGGTTACCCAATCACGCATGGCTTCGTTCATGGCGTCTTTTAAGGTGCGTGACCCTGATTCAACCGCCACGACTTTGGCTCCCAACAAGCGCATACGATACACGTTCATCTTTTGACGTTCAACATCATCAGCGCCCATGTAAATGATACACTCAAGCCCCAGACGTGCAGCAATGGTCGCAGTCGCCACACCATGCTGGCCTGCCCCTGTCTCGGCAATGATACGCTTTTTGCCACTCATCTTAGCCAATAGTGCCTGACCAATGGTGTTGTTTACTTTATGAGCACCCGTGTGGTTCAGATCT
This window contains:
- the trpB gene encoding tryptophan synthase subunit beta, with amino-acid sequence MKNFNNVPHNDEVENITDFSQYPDPSGHFGIHGGRFVSETLMAALEELEALYYQVKQDPKFWEEYHNDLINYVGRPTPLYHAKRLSDEIGGAQIYFKREDLNHTGAHKVNNTIGQALLAKMSGKKRIIAETGAGQHGVATATIAARLGLECIIYMGADDVERQKMNVYRMRLLGAKVVAVESGSRTLKDAMNEAMRDWVTNVDTTYYIIGTVAGPHPYPLLVRDFQAVIGKEARIQHLEKTGKLPDALVACVGGGSNAIGLFYEFLNDKDVKIYGVEATGDGLDTDRHSAPLAKGRVGVLHGNRTYLMADDDGQILETHSISAGLDYPGVGPEHSFLKDVKRVQYVGCTDKEALHGFHEVTRKEGIIPALESAHAVAYALELAKTMTPDQSIIVNMSGRGDKDLHSVMKAEGIEL